The following are encoded together in the Chiloscyllium plagiosum isolate BGI_BamShark_2017 chromosome 1, ASM401019v2, whole genome shotgun sequence genome:
- the LOC122552826 gene encoding uncharacterized protein LOC122552826 isoform X1, translated as MAESTGSISVRGCDIVKYKPNLSRVSSGANSNQYDDTCPVFRLHSDEERPWEEVACRRMDFVPGSCRIMKELFADKETANCSHQLSHMICEMKNYNPAKPEMTCRHDLCSELSSVVIGIYNEDMGVNQWKKFNSTVEAMLFINQELLTDWRTYHHGYCFIRCLSHDGRKISQLLILPPALRTGFNSSRKFGSKHALNVNILLLDSVSRHHFYRTLPKTINTFINLNTNVFKTGHVFDFELVQGIKSRTFESLQALFGGEAFNPLKPFSSFVLPPKAVDFNKTLGHFKEFGYEILYLEDMCWKWEWGLVKELRALNKKAHFSERVKLFLEAVKRSGIDRIDVSYSSCDILQENGVKDMFHGPATICYNGIHQHTYLLQYIEYFITRFSFLQKPLFSFLMLDTNHEDTGLRIKQLDEDLAKHVSFLADQQNTVTFILSDHGNNYGQFVSMTTESQIEIFHTTLFMIVPDTAAILLGEEKIRSLHTNQHRLISLLDIHHTFKGLLPPVGAKDGKNLNNGINADGLLSPVSADRTCTSIPRIPPNFCICQDFEKPAVSDSRFALYAEFALGQMNHEILQQQRASKNALTGYMACQRLIGIRFDNLKIHEDKNETIVKFDLYVKAPESTGHDEEKYLVVIDFRSQVDAALTLVGFDRLTPYSPYDVCAADDVDLRLCICDLENGHKDSNSYWKNVLISSVSWIETNFSSIHESCLYLIKRHYPSGIVLAVGNICPHVQYDIEFDFLTINMYSSSVMPINVTLWPGTEELLTVGFQKAKGKPWKYKYSLNYRAFPL; from the exons atggCTGAAAGCACAGGCTCCATTTCAGTCAGAGGCTGCGACATTGTAAAG TACAAACCAAATCTTAGCAGAGTCAGCAGCGGGGCAAACTCCAACCAGTATGATGACACCTGCCCAGTTTTCAGGTTGCATTCAGATGAAGAGAGACCTTGGGAAGAGGTAGCATGTCGCCGAATGGATTTTGTACCAGGTTCTTGCCGCATCATGAAAGAGTTGTTTGCTGACAAAGAAACAGCTAACTGTTCCCACCAGTTGTCGCATATGATTTGTGAGATGAAG AACTACAATCCAGCAAAACCCGAAATGACCTGTCGCCATGATCTGTGCAGTGAATTATCCTCTGTAGTGATAGGCATATACAATGAGGACATGGGTGTTAATCAGTGGAAGAAGTTTAACTCTACAGTGGAAGCCATGTTGTTTATTAATCAAGAATTGCTCACAGATTGGAGAACCTATCACCATGGTTACTGCTTCATTCGTTGCCTCAGCCATGATGGAAGAAAGATATCACAGCTTCTTATTCTGCCTCCAGCGTTGCGAACAGGTTTCAATTCTTCGAGAAAATTTGGAAGTAAGCATGCATTGAATGTGAATATTTTACTCTTGGACTCTGTGTCCAGGCATCATTTTTATAGAACTTTGCCAAAAACTATTAATACATTCATAAATCTGAACACTAATGTCTTTAAAACTGGACACGTGTTTGACTTTGAGTTGGTTCAAGGtataaaaagcagaacatttgAGTCTCTCCAAGCTCTCTTTGGTGGTGAGGCATTCAACCCACTGAAACCATTCAGTTCATTTGTGCTACCACCAAAGGCTGTGGATTTTAACAAGACACTTGGACATTTTAAAGAGTTTGGATATGAGATTTTATATTTGGAAGATATGTGTTGGAAGTGGGAATGGGGTTTGGTGAAAGAGTTGAGAGCTCTTAACAAAAAGGCACACTTTTCAGAAAGAGTAAAGTTGTTCCTGGAAGCAGTCAAAAGAAGTGGAATTGATAGGATAGATGTTTCCTACTCTAGCTGTGATATTCTTCAAGAAAATGGAGTGAAGGATATGTTTCATGGGCCTGCTACCATATGTTACAATGGTATCCATCAACATACCTACCTGCTGCAGTATATTGAATACTTTATCACTCGTTTCTCGTTCCTGCAAAAGCCACTATTCAGTTTTCTCATGTTGGATACCAATCATGAAGATACAGGCCTCAGGATAAAGCAATTGGATGAAGATCTTGCCAAACATGTATCTTTCTTAGCTGATCAACAGAACACAGTGACCTTCATTCTTTCAGATCATGGCAATAATTATgggcagtttgtttcaatgactACAGAATCCCAGATTGAGATATTCCACACCACTCTATTTATGATTGTCCCAGACACAGCTGCTATTTTATTGGGTGAAGAGAAGATTCGATCCTTGCACACAAACCAGCACAGGTTAATCAGCCTTCTTGATATCCATCATACTTTCAAAGGTCTATTGCCACCTGTTGGAGCTAAAGATGGGAAAAATTTGAACAATGGAATTAATGCTGATGGGTTACTGAGTCCAGTTTCTGCAGATAGGACCTGTACCAGTATTCCCAGGATACCTCCAAACTTTTGCATTTGCCAAGACTTTGAAAAACCAGCAGTAAGTGATTCTAGATTTGCACTATATGCAGAATTTGCACTTGGTCAGATGAATCACGAAATCCTTCAACAACAGAGAGCTTCAAAAAATGCTCTCACAGGCTATATGGCCTGTCAAAGATTAATTGGCATTAGATTTGACAATTTGAAAATTCATGAAGATAAAAATGAGACCATCGTGAAATTTGATCTTTATGTAAAGGCACCAGAAAGTACCGGTCATGATGAAGAAAAATACTTAGTGGTCATAGACTTCCGTTCTCAGGTAGATGCTGCACTGACTTTAGTAGGATTTGACCGCTTAACCCCATACAGTCCATATGATGTTTGTGCTGCAGATGATGTCGATTTAAGGTTATGCATCTGTGATTTAGAAAATGGTCATAAAGATTCAAATTCATATTGGAAAAATGTTTTGATCTCATCAGTTTCTTGGATTGAAACTAATTTCAGTTCAATTCATGAATCCTGTTTGTATCTCATCAAAAGACATTATCCATCAGGCATTGTTCTGGCAGTGGGAAATATCTGCCCTCATGTGCAATATGATATTGAATTTGATTTCCTGACTATAAACATGTACTCGTCATCTGTAATGCCGATAAATGTAACACTTTGGCCTGGAACAGAGGAGCTCCTAACTGTTGGGTTTCAGAAAGCTAAGGGTAAACCTTGGAAATATAAATATTCTTTGAATTACAGAGCATTCCCACTGTAG
- the LOC122552826 gene encoding uncharacterized protein LOC122552826 isoform X2 — MDFVPGSCRIMKELFADKETANCSHQLSHMICEMKNYNPAKPEMTCRHDLCSELSSVVIGIYNEDMGVNQWKKFNSTVEAMLFINQELLTDWRTYHHGYCFIRCLSHDGRKISQLLILPPALRTGFNSSRKFGSKHALNVNILLLDSVSRHHFYRTLPKTINTFINLNTNVFKTGHVFDFELVQGIKSRTFESLQALFGGEAFNPLKPFSSFVLPPKAVDFNKTLGHFKEFGYEILYLEDMCWKWEWGLVKELRALNKKAHFSERVKLFLEAVKRSGIDRIDVSYSSCDILQENGVKDMFHGPATICYNGIHQHTYLLQYIEYFITRFSFLQKPLFSFLMLDTNHEDTGLRIKQLDEDLAKHVSFLADQQNTVTFILSDHGNNYGQFVSMTTESQIEIFHTTLFMIVPDTAAILLGEEKIRSLHTNQHRLISLLDIHHTFKGLLPPVGAKDGKNLNNGINADGLLSPVSADRTCTSIPRIPPNFCICQDFEKPAVSDSRFALYAEFALGQMNHEILQQQRASKNALTGYMACQRLIGIRFDNLKIHEDKNETIVKFDLYVKAPESTGHDEEKYLVVIDFRSQVDAALTLVGFDRLTPYSPYDVCAADDVDLRLCICDLENGHKDSNSYWKNVLISSVSWIETNFSSIHESCLYLIKRHYPSGIVLAVGNICPHVQYDIEFDFLTINMYSSSVMPINVTLWPGTEELLTVGFQKAKGKPWKYKYSLNYRAFPL, encoded by the exons ATGGATTTTGTACCAGGTTCTTGCCGCATCATGAAAGAGTTGTTTGCTGACAAAGAAACAGCTAACTGTTCCCACCAGTTGTCGCATATGATTTGTGAGATGAAG AACTACAATCCAGCAAAACCCGAAATGACCTGTCGCCATGATCTGTGCAGTGAATTATCCTCTGTAGTGATAGGCATATACAATGAGGACATGGGTGTTAATCAGTGGAAGAAGTTTAACTCTACAGTGGAAGCCATGTTGTTTATTAATCAAGAATTGCTCACAGATTGGAGAACCTATCACCATGGTTACTGCTTCATTCGTTGCCTCAGCCATGATGGAAGAAAGATATCACAGCTTCTTATTCTGCCTCCAGCGTTGCGAACAGGTTTCAATTCTTCGAGAAAATTTGGAAGTAAGCATGCATTGAATGTGAATATTTTACTCTTGGACTCTGTGTCCAGGCATCATTTTTATAGAACTTTGCCAAAAACTATTAATACATTCATAAATCTGAACACTAATGTCTTTAAAACTGGACACGTGTTTGACTTTGAGTTGGTTCAAGGtataaaaagcagaacatttgAGTCTCTCCAAGCTCTCTTTGGTGGTGAGGCATTCAACCCACTGAAACCATTCAGTTCATTTGTGCTACCACCAAAGGCTGTGGATTTTAACAAGACACTTGGACATTTTAAAGAGTTTGGATATGAGATTTTATATTTGGAAGATATGTGTTGGAAGTGGGAATGGGGTTTGGTGAAAGAGTTGAGAGCTCTTAACAAAAAGGCACACTTTTCAGAAAGAGTAAAGTTGTTCCTGGAAGCAGTCAAAAGAAGTGGAATTGATAGGATAGATGTTTCCTACTCTAGCTGTGATATTCTTCAAGAAAATGGAGTGAAGGATATGTTTCATGGGCCTGCTACCATATGTTACAATGGTATCCATCAACATACCTACCTGCTGCAGTATATTGAATACTTTATCACTCGTTTCTCGTTCCTGCAAAAGCCACTATTCAGTTTTCTCATGTTGGATACCAATCATGAAGATACAGGCCTCAGGATAAAGCAATTGGATGAAGATCTTGCCAAACATGTATCTTTCTTAGCTGATCAACAGAACACAGTGACCTTCATTCTTTCAGATCATGGCAATAATTATgggcagtttgtttcaatgactACAGAATCCCAGATTGAGATATTCCACACCACTCTATTTATGATTGTCCCAGACACAGCTGCTATTTTATTGGGTGAAGAGAAGATTCGATCCTTGCACACAAACCAGCACAGGTTAATCAGCCTTCTTGATATCCATCATACTTTCAAAGGTCTATTGCCACCTGTTGGAGCTAAAGATGGGAAAAATTTGAACAATGGAATTAATGCTGATGGGTTACTGAGTCCAGTTTCTGCAGATAGGACCTGTACCAGTATTCCCAGGATACCTCCAAACTTTTGCATTTGCCAAGACTTTGAAAAACCAGCAGTAAGTGATTCTAGATTTGCACTATATGCAGAATTTGCACTTGGTCAGATGAATCACGAAATCCTTCAACAACAGAGAGCTTCAAAAAATGCTCTCACAGGCTATATGGCCTGTCAAAGATTAATTGGCATTAGATTTGACAATTTGAAAATTCATGAAGATAAAAATGAGACCATCGTGAAATTTGATCTTTATGTAAAGGCACCAGAAAGTACCGGTCATGATGAAGAAAAATACTTAGTGGTCATAGACTTCCGTTCTCAGGTAGATGCTGCACTGACTTTAGTAGGATTTGACCGCTTAACCCCATACAGTCCATATGATGTTTGTGCTGCAGATGATGTCGATTTAAGGTTATGCATCTGTGATTTAGAAAATGGTCATAAAGATTCAAATTCATATTGGAAAAATGTTTTGATCTCATCAGTTTCTTGGATTGAAACTAATTTCAGTTCAATTCATGAATCCTGTTTGTATCTCATCAAAAGACATTATCCATCAGGCATTGTTCTGGCAGTGGGAAATATCTGCCCTCATGTGCAATATGATATTGAATTTGATTTCCTGACTATAAACATGTACTCGTCATCTGTAATGCCGATAAATGTAACACTTTGGCCTGGAACAGAGGAGCTCCTAACTGTTGGGTTTCAGAAAGCTAAGGGTAAACCTTGGAAATATAAATATTCTTTGAATTACAGAGCATTCCCACTGTAG